In one Pseudarthrobacter oxydans genomic region, the following are encoded:
- the trxB gene encoding thioredoxin-disulfide reductase, producing MTIAENTASDVRDVIIVGSGPAGYTAAVYTARANLKPLLLAGSVTAGGELMNTTDVENYPGFPEGIMGPDLMENFEKQASRFGTEIQFEDVTSLDLEGPVKTVTIATGESFRAKAIILSTGSAYRELGLPNEKRLSGHGVSWCATCDGFFFKDQDIAVIGGGDSAMEEALFLTKFAKSVTVVHRRDTLKASKIMADRALAHEKINFIWNSTVDDVVGEDKVSGLKLKNLVDGTVSDLSVTGVFVAIGNDPRTDLVKDVLDLTPEGTIAVEGRSSKTSIPGVFAAGDVVDPTYRQAITASGSGCVAAIDVEHYLADLPA from the coding sequence GTGACCATCGCAGAAAACACCGCGTCCGACGTACGTGATGTCATCATTGTGGGCTCTGGCCCGGCTGGTTACACGGCAGCTGTATACACCGCCCGTGCCAACCTCAAGCCGCTTTTGCTTGCAGGCTCCGTTACCGCCGGCGGTGAGCTGATGAACACCACCGACGTCGAGAACTATCCCGGTTTCCCGGAAGGGATCATGGGCCCGGACCTGATGGAGAACTTCGAAAAGCAGGCCTCACGCTTTGGCACGGAGATCCAGTTCGAGGATGTGACCTCCCTTGACCTCGAAGGTCCTGTAAAGACGGTGACCATTGCCACGGGCGAGAGCTTCCGTGCGAAGGCAATTATTCTTTCTACAGGGTCCGCCTACCGGGAGCTCGGGCTGCCGAACGAAAAGCGCCTGTCCGGCCACGGCGTTAGCTGGTGTGCAACCTGTGACGGTTTCTTTTTCAAGGACCAGGACATTGCGGTGATCGGCGGGGGAGACTCCGCTATGGAGGAAGCACTCTTCCTCACCAAGTTCGCGAAATCCGTGACAGTTGTTCATCGGCGCGACACCTTGAAGGCATCCAAGATCATGGCCGACCGCGCTTTGGCCCACGAAAAGATCAACTTCATCTGGAACAGCACCGTGGACGATGTTGTAGGCGAGGACAAAGTCAGCGGCCTGAAGCTGAAGAACCTCGTTGACGGAACAGTTTCCGATCTTTCGGTGACCGGCGTGTTCGTGGCCATCGGCAACGATCCCAGGACTGACCTGGTCAAGGATGTCCTTGACCTGACACCCGAGGGGACCATTGCCGTCGAAGGCCGCAGCTCGAAGACAAGTATCCCCGGCGTTTTCGCCGCCGGCGACGTTGTGGACCCCACGTACCGCCAAGCCATCACGGCATCCGGTTCGGGTTGTGTAGCCGCAATCGATGTAGAGCATTACCTCGCTGACTTGCCCGCATAA
- the trxA gene encoding thioredoxin: protein MSNAKDVTDASFSTDVLSSDKPVIVDFWAEWCGPCRKLGPILDEISVEYSEKVDVVKVNVDDNPSIAAEYGITSIPAVYLFQGGEVKNTVIGAKPKQFFEKEFADVLS, encoded by the coding sequence ATGAGTAACGCCAAAGACGTAACAGACGCTAGCTTCAGCACGGACGTTCTGTCCTCTGACAAGCCGGTTATTGTGGATTTCTGGGCCGAATGGTGCGGGCCCTGCCGCAAGCTCGGTCCGATCCTGGACGAAATTTCGGTGGAGTACAGCGAGAAGGTTGATGTCGTCAAGGTAAACGTGGACGACAACCCATCCATCGCAGCCGAATACGGCATCACCTCCATCCCAGCTGTGTACCTGTTCCAGGGTGGTGAAGTGAAGAACACGGTTATTGGAGCTAAGCCAAAGCAGTTCTTCGAAAAGGAATTCGCTGACGTCCTGTCCTAG